A stretch of Chitinophaga caeni DNA encodes these proteins:
- a CDS encoding TolC family protein, translating to MNWKFPLACVALLAINQGTAAQSGSTSLSRCLQIAHRNNLSINQARKSLDAREYRVKAENATYFPKVDLLAGYNYLGKPLEINLGQVRDGVVNGSSAQSAAAANEVYKQITGNNLPADVQQNIQNISKNVIGAIYPDYNPALAKQQYFTSSLVVRQPIYLGGKLAVARDVAKAEYSSGQANIDFVSQELDYAVTVQYIRILYYNSLLKSQRGILEIMERYERMAASLVKNDIIPPFQKNWATVAVAHAKTRVNNQDMERNNAMIELKRLLQLPQDSLLDIRDTLHYLQYSPAPPPVTDFWRNSATYKLVETKTALASSAVKASKSFQMPNIFAIANVQLYQNDLPITIPPWLVGVELQWNLFSGFANSRRVKAAKELLDASELANEETRQKLEAGAAIARNQVLMLQKDIETLAIASEQAKLTTKLVGERVDNQMSSIKDVNDALLVEEEIGKAYNAAVLGYWIALATYYNILGTPQQIVAFIP from the coding sequence ATGAATTGGAAGTTTCCACTAGCCTGCGTAGCTCTATTAGCCATCAACCAAGGTACTGCTGCCCAAAGCGGCTCTACGAGCTTATCCCGATGTTTGCAGATCGCCCACCGGAATAACTTATCCATCAATCAAGCTCGAAAATCCCTGGATGCCAGGGAATACAGGGTTAAAGCCGAAAATGCAACTTACTTTCCGAAAGTTGATCTATTGGCTGGATACAATTACCTTGGAAAACCATTGGAGATCAACCTGGGACAAGTTAGGGATGGCGTAGTGAATGGCTCCTCTGCCCAAAGTGCTGCCGCCGCAAACGAAGTGTATAAACAGATAACAGGTAATAACCTTCCTGCCGATGTGCAACAAAATATTCAAAACATTTCCAAGAACGTGATCGGTGCCATATATCCCGACTATAACCCCGCCTTGGCCAAACAACAATATTTTACTTCCTCCTTGGTAGTCAGGCAACCCATTTACCTGGGAGGGAAACTGGCCGTTGCCAGGGATGTTGCGAAGGCGGAATATAGTTCCGGTCAAGCGAACATTGACTTTGTCAGCCAAGAATTAGATTACGCGGTAACGGTGCAATATATCAGGATATTGTATTACAATTCCTTGTTAAAATCACAACGCGGGATTCTCGAAATAATGGAGCGGTACGAGCGGATGGCCGCCTCCCTAGTGAAAAATGATATCATACCGCCGTTTCAAAAAAATTGGGCCACGGTTGCAGTTGCACATGCAAAAACCCGTGTCAACAACCAAGACATGGAGCGTAACAATGCCATGATAGAACTAAAACGCCTGCTGCAATTACCGCAAGATTCACTGCTAGATATCCGGGATACGCTGCATTACTTGCAGTACTCACCCGCTCCCCCGCCTGTAACGGACTTCTGGAGAAATTCCGCCACTTATAAACTGGTGGAAACCAAAACAGCCTTGGCATCCTCGGCTGTTAAAGCGAGCAAGTCTTTTCAAATGCCCAATATATTTGCTATCGCGAATGTTCAATTATATCAAAATGATTTACCGATCACCATTCCGCCTTGGTTAGTTGGTGTAGAGTTGCAATGGAACCTATTCAGCGGCTTCGCGAATAGTCGCCGGGTAAAAGCAGCCAAAGAATTGCTGGATGCATCGGAATTAGCCAACGAAGAAACCCGGCAAAAATTAGAAGCGGGCGCCGCAATAGCGAGGAACCAGGTATTGATGTTGCAAAAAGATATCGAAACACTCGCCATAGCATCGGAACAGGCGAAGTTAACGACAAAGCTGGTAGGTGAACGGGTAGACAACCAGATGTCATCCATAAAGGATGTCAACGATGCATTATTAGTCGAAGAAGAAATCGGCAAAGCATACAACGCGGCTGTATTAGGTTACTGGATCGCCCTGGCAACATATTACAATATCCTGGGAACACCCCAACAAATCGTAGCTTTTATACCATGA
- a CDS encoding ABC transporter permease: MIRSVLNICTREWKRILTRPDHYIVLILMPPLLFIFYALIYQNQKAYDLPVVIWDEDHSALSRQLTFMLEQTESIHITGQVNGMEELKTLMQKGKISGAVHFPARMERDIKSRHPVTIPVFTNASALVPGKLIYSDASTVLITAASGVILQKFQKLGMTEAKAMALVMPIQLDTYRLYNPAYNYQQYLVPGLITVALQMMIIMVSVLAINTEWNEGSMQELHGLSNGSAGNIILGKTLAHLGISWINFILVVGILFPYFNLSRSGHHLELFILFNFLSLACTGIGFMISVLAQDTMLAADVGLFYTSPAFVFSGFTFPRWAMPWYDQYYAQLMPYTSFLDGFFQVYFMGLPLSYAGIYMLKMSLFIGFTYFIAVFFLQQRFKKQLAYAAS, encoded by the coding sequence ATGATCCGATCCGTACTCAATATTTGCACCCGGGAATGGAAGCGTATCCTTACGCGTCCGGATCATTATATCGTGTTAATATTGATGCCGCCATTGCTTTTCATTTTTTACGCGTTGATTTATCAAAACCAAAAGGCTTACGATCTGCCGGTAGTGATTTGGGATGAAGATCATTCCGCGTTAAGCAGGCAATTGACGTTTATGCTGGAGCAAACGGAAAGCATTCATATCACGGGACAGGTCAATGGCATGGAAGAGTTAAAAACATTGATGCAAAAAGGAAAGATCTCCGGCGCGGTACATTTTCCGGCACGCATGGAACGCGATATTAAAAGCAGGCACCCGGTAACGATCCCCGTATTTACGAATGCCTCGGCGCTCGTGCCAGGAAAATTGATTTATAGCGATGCGTCCACGGTATTGATCACTGCAGCTTCCGGCGTAATTTTGCAAAAATTCCAGAAGCTTGGCATGACGGAAGCCAAGGCCATGGCACTTGTTATGCCTATTCAACTGGATACTTACCGCTTGTATAACCCCGCCTATAATTACCAACAATACCTGGTACCTGGCTTAATTACCGTGGCTTTACAAATGATGATCATCATGGTATCGGTACTCGCGATTAATACCGAATGGAACGAAGGAAGCATGCAAGAATTACACGGTTTATCAAATGGTAGCGCCGGTAATATCATCCTGGGAAAAACCTTGGCGCACTTGGGTATTTCTTGGATTAATTTCATACTCGTGGTTGGCATCCTCTTTCCATACTTTAACTTGAGCAGAAGCGGACATCATTTAGAATTATTTATCCTCTTCAACTTCCTCTCCTTAGCTTGTACCGGGATCGGTTTCATGATCTCCGTTTTAGCACAAGACACGATGCTGGCAGCCGACGTGGGCTTGTTTTACACATCGCCGGCATTCGTATTCAGCGGGTTTACATTCCCCCGTTGGGCAATGCCTTGGTACGATCAATATTATGCGCAACTCATGCCTTATACCTCCTTCCTTGATGGCTTCTTCCAAGTATATTTCATGGGCTTGCCTTTGAGCTATGCCGGCATATATATGCTGAAAATGTCGTTATTCATCGGGTTCACATACTTTATCGCGGTTTTCTTCTTACAACAACGATTCAAAAAGCAACTGGCATATGCAGCATCTTGA
- a CDS encoding HlyD family secretion protein, which produces MKQLKQYWALLVPIAILLVAVLYLVKEPAVDSSLPIGMVDASYVDVAAEFPGRLDSLHVAEGDTVKKGQLLGVLRTTEIDAIRNQALAAIEAAEGQVKLLEKGARPEVIQSAGKLYKIAQDQYDLAQKTYQRMERLYNDSVVSGQEKDIIYFKYQAAKKEMEIAKLNQEMLEKGAQPEMLQTATAILKQAQQGYELTKALSDNTRIYAPANGIISSLIIHEGEIVSIGYPMMTLQKNDSYIIRFNLRQDIGGKLPLGTAAKVTVPGCDPELFDVKVSSIAPSLTFANWVPTNQKGSFEMRTFTIEFKPANPAAIQGLRPGMTAALHLP; this is translated from the coding sequence ATGAAACAATTAAAACAATATTGGGCCTTACTGGTGCCGATCGCTATTTTGCTGGTTGCCGTGCTCTACCTGGTCAAAGAACCGGCCGTTGATTCCAGCTTACCCATTGGCATGGTGGATGCTTCTTACGTAGATGTTGCCGCCGAATTTCCCGGAAGGCTAGATAGCCTGCACGTAGCGGAAGGCGATACCGTGAAAAAGGGGCAACTGCTGGGTGTTTTAAGAACCACCGAGATTGACGCGATCCGCAACCAAGCCCTCGCCGCCATCGAAGCAGCCGAAGGCCAGGTAAAATTATTGGAAAAAGGGGCAAGGCCAGAAGTAATACAATCTGCTGGAAAACTATACAAGATAGCGCAAGATCAATACGATCTCGCGCAAAAAACTTATCAAAGAATGGAACGTTTGTATAATGACAGCGTTGTTTCGGGACAAGAAAAAGACATTATCTATTTCAAATATCAAGCGGCCAAAAAAGAGATGGAGATTGCCAAGCTCAACCAGGAGATGTTGGAAAAAGGCGCCCAACCTGAGATGCTACAAACCGCTACAGCCATATTAAAACAAGCACAACAAGGATACGAATTAACCAAGGCTCTCAGCGATAACACGAGGATCTATGCCCCTGCAAACGGTATCATTTCATCCCTAATCATACATGAAGGGGAAATTGTATCGATCGGTTATCCCATGATGACTTTGCAAAAGAACGATTCATATATCATAAGGTTTAATCTTCGGCAAGATATCGGGGGCAAACTTCCATTGGGCACCGCTGCAAAGGTTACTGTGCCGGGCTGCGACCCGGAACTGTTCGATGTAAAAGTAAGCAGTATTGCTCCCAGCCTGACTTTTGCAAACTGGGTTCCTACCAACCAGAAAGGCTCTTTTGAAATGCGCACCTTTACAATTGAATTTAAACCGGCAAATCCCGCTGCCATACAAGGGTTAAGGCCCGGTATGACCGCCGCATTACATTTACCATGA
- a CDS encoding FAD-binding and (Fe-S)-binding domain-containing protein has protein sequence MLKRESLEQLSSQLTGTLYTDETMRILYATDASAYREMPLAVAIPANEEDIRKLVLFAREHKTALIPRTAGTSLAGQVVGKGIVVDVSRTFTKILELNKEESWVRVQPGVIRDELNMFLKPHGLFFGPETSTANRAMIGGMVGNNSCGSNSVVYGSTRDHLISVKGILSDGSDIEFKTLDIESFHAKCEGDEELLETKIYRQIRHILSNTHNQENIRKEFPKKSIKRRNTGYAIDLLLDTAPFTAGCKDFNFCELIAGSEGTLLFITEIKLHVNPAPPKEAGLMCIHFNTIDEALKANVIAMQYKPSASELIDHYILECTKDNIEQSKNRFFVQGDPGAILVIEFCRDNREDIIEVASRMQKAIQEAGYGYHFPILFGDDTKKIWTLRKAGLGLLSNLPGDEKAVPVIEDTAVDVEDLPGFIAEFNQILKGYGLHAVHYAHAGSGELHLRPIINLKTKEGNALFRSIAQEIAKLVKKYHGSLSGEHGDGRLRGEFIQQMIGEENYQLLRQLKYTWDPANIFNPNKIVDTPSMNSMLRYEPGAVAPDLKTVFRFPNQTVLQHAEQCNGSGDCRKTQLSGGTMCPSYMATRNEKDTTRARANILREFLTHSPKENKFDHQEIYEVLDLCLACKGCKSECPSNVDMAKLKMEFLQHYYDANGVPFRNKLIANFSSLSGLSATAPGIYNWMVKNKATSSIIKKISGFAGGRSLPGLYNTTLRKWYGKHARHAGTAAKKVYMFCDEFTNFNDTEIGIKAVQLLEKLGYQVLMIEHPESARALMSKGMLRKAKQIAEENVRIFSGIIREETPLLGVEPSAILSFRDEYPDLVDASLGKQAHELAKHVYLIDEFLANELSQGRIQAEQFTTETKHIKLHGHCQQKALSGIAYAQKILSLPKNYTVDIIPSGCCGMAGSFGYEKEHFDLSMQIGEMVLFPAVRNAGAGTIIAASGTSCRHQVKDGTGIIAKHPVEILFDALVD, from the coding sequence ATGTTGAAGCGCGAATCATTAGAACAATTAAGCAGCCAGTTAACAGGCACATTATATACGGATGAAACCATGCGTATATTGTATGCCACGGATGCCTCTGCGTACCGCGAAATGCCTTTGGCAGTGGCTATTCCAGCCAATGAAGAAGACATCCGGAAACTGGTCCTCTTTGCAAGGGAGCATAAAACGGCCCTTATACCTAGAACTGCCGGCACCTCCCTTGCCGGGCAGGTTGTTGGGAAAGGTATCGTGGTAGATGTTTCACGGACTTTCACGAAAATATTAGAGCTGAATAAAGAAGAATCTTGGGTAAGGGTGCAACCCGGCGTGATCCGCGATGAACTCAACATGTTCCTCAAACCGCATGGACTATTCTTCGGTCCCGAAACTTCTACGGCCAACCGGGCGATGATAGGCGGGATGGTGGGCAACAATTCCTGCGGTTCTAACTCCGTGGTATACGGCAGCACCAGGGATCATCTCATTTCTGTAAAAGGTATACTCAGCGATGGTAGCGATATCGAGTTTAAGACATTGGATATCGAAAGTTTCCATGCTAAGTGCGAAGGGGATGAAGAGCTTTTGGAAACAAAGATATACCGGCAAATCCGTCATATACTTAGTAATACGCATAACCAGGAAAATATCCGGAAAGAATTTCCCAAGAAAAGTATCAAGCGTAGAAATACAGGTTATGCGATCGATTTATTACTGGATACCGCGCCGTTTACCGCCGGTTGCAAGGATTTCAACTTTTGTGAACTAATTGCCGGATCGGAAGGAACCCTCCTGTTTATCACGGAAATTAAGCTGCATGTTAACCCTGCTCCACCGAAAGAAGCCGGATTAATGTGCATCCACTTCAACACGATCGACGAAGCCTTGAAGGCTAATGTAATTGCCATGCAATACAAACCTAGCGCTAGCGAATTAATCGATCATTACATACTCGAATGCACCAAGGATAACATCGAACAAAGTAAAAACAGGTTTTTCGTACAAGGCGACCCCGGCGCTATTCTCGTTATTGAATTTTGCAGGGACAACCGCGAAGATATCATTGAAGTAGCTTCCAGGATGCAGAAAGCCATACAGGAAGCAGGGTACGGGTATCATTTTCCCATTTTATTCGGGGACGATACCAAGAAGATCTGGACGTTGAGAAAGGCGGGTCTTGGCCTGCTGAGCAATTTACCAGGTGATGAGAAAGCTGTACCGGTTATTGAAGATACCGCGGTAGATGTAGAGGATTTACCGGGTTTTATCGCGGAATTTAACCAAATATTGAAGGGGTACGGCCTGCACGCAGTGCACTATGCCCATGCCGGTAGCGGAGAATTGCATTTACGCCCAATCATTAATTTAAAGACCAAGGAAGGAAACGCTTTATTTAGATCTATTGCGCAAGAGATCGCTAAGCTGGTGAAGAAGTACCACGGGTCATTAAGCGGAGAACACGGAGACGGTCGGCTCAGGGGTGAATTTATCCAACAGATGATCGGTGAAGAGAACTATCAACTCTTACGCCAGCTTAAATACACCTGGGACCCGGCTAATATTTTTAATCCCAACAAGATCGTGGATACCCCTTCCATGAACAGCATGTTGCGTTATGAACCGGGAGCTGTTGCGCCGGATTTAAAAACGGTGTTCCGTTTCCCCAACCAAACCGTATTACAGCATGCGGAACAATGTAACGGTTCGGGCGACTGCCGCAAGACGCAACTCAGCGGCGGAACGATGTGCCCCAGTTACATGGCTACCCGTAATGAAAAAGATACTACCCGTGCCAGGGCAAATATCTTGAGGGAATTCCTGACACATAGTCCCAAGGAAAACAAGTTCGACCATCAAGAAATATACGAGGTATTAGATTTGTGCTTGGCTTGTAAAGGCTGTAAATCGGAATGTCCTTCTAACGTTGATATGGCAAAATTAAAAATGGAGTTCCTGCAACATTACTACGATGCTAACGGGGTACCATTTAGAAATAAACTGATTGCAAATTTTTCCAGTTTATCGGGCTTGTCTGCCACGGCGCCGGGTATCTACAACTGGATGGTTAAAAATAAAGCGACCAGTTCCATCATTAAGAAAATATCCGGCTTTGCCGGGGGGAGATCCTTACCGGGGTTATACAATACCACGCTTAGAAAATGGTACGGCAAGCACGCCAGGCATGCCGGCACGGCGGCAAAGAAAGTGTATATGTTCTGCGACGAATTTACCAATTTCAATGACACTGAAATCGGGATAAAAGCCGTTCAATTATTGGAAAAATTAGGTTACCAAGTATTGATGATCGAACATCCTGAAAGTGCCAGAGCCTTGATGTCGAAAGGGATGTTGAGGAAAGCGAAGCAAATCGCTGAAGAAAATGTTCGTATTTTTTCCGGGATCATCCGTGAAGAAACACCGTTATTGGGCGTAGAACCTTCCGCCATATTAAGCTTCCGCGATGAATATCCCGATCTTGTAGACGCTTCCCTGGGAAAGCAAGCCCATGAATTAGCAAAGCATGTTTACTTAATAGATGAGTTCCTGGCAAACGAATTATCGCAAGGAAGAATCCAGGCTGAGCAATTCACTACCGAAACGAAGCACATCAAATTGCATGGGCATTGCCAGCAGAAAGCCTTGTCCGGCATTGCATACGCACAAAAAATATTAAGCTTACCCAAAAACTATACTGTTGATATTATACCGAGTGGATGCTGCGGTATGGCAGGATCTTTCGGGTATGAAAAAGAACATTTTGACTTATCGATGCAAATCGGGGAAATGGTTTTATTCCCGGCGGTAAGGAATGCCGGTGCCGGTACTATCATCGCGGCGAGTGGCACCAGTTGCAGGCACCAGGTTAAGGATGGCACCGGTATAATCGCGAAACACCCGGTGGAAATATTATTCGACGCATTAGTGGATTAA
- a CDS encoding ABC transporter permease, whose protein sequence is MQHLEHHHTNSWWALLLREAQLVAKDHSLLLTLLIAPLLYAFFYGSIYSNKAEEQVPIDIVDNDQTGLSHTYIQELRNTQMVQIRALVPFETAQENMYKGITQGYLLIEKGLEKKVMSLQGSKVVLVLNAARFLPSSDLLQNITTVTLTVGAGVRLQYNQKQGMSSDISMREVAPVSVDYHPLFNPGSNYGTFLIPGLLALILQQTLLIGLSGGVAAERQHGRIKDWINTANGNVSTAIWGKGLFYFILFGIYGYFFMNVNYRVLGFSVLGNGLELGAMILLFILTLIPMGIFIGSLFRSQLLCTQVMAFSTYPVFLVTGYTWPLQELPAPLQVISALLPTTPFINLYTAIVQQGAGINDRLPSLVHLCALWVMYSFVCIWWLRRIRERDSHVKLAVGA, encoded by the coding sequence ATGCAGCATCTTGAACATCATCATACTAATTCTTGGTGGGCGCTGCTCTTACGTGAGGCGCAACTGGTCGCAAAGGATCACAGTTTATTGTTGACCTTGTTGATAGCGCCTTTGCTCTACGCTTTTTTCTACGGGAGTATTTATTCCAACAAAGCAGAAGAACAAGTTCCGATTGACATAGTTGACAATGACCAAACAGGTTTATCCCATACCTATATCCAGGAGCTACGTAACACCCAAATGGTTCAAATCCGGGCCCTGGTTCCCTTCGAAACGGCGCAGGAAAATATGTACAAGGGCATCACGCAAGGATACCTTTTGATTGAAAAAGGCTTGGAAAAGAAAGTTATGTCTTTACAAGGATCGAAAGTAGTGCTGGTTTTAAATGCCGCTAGGTTCTTACCCTCCAGTGACCTGCTACAGAATATTACAACCGTTACTTTAACCGTCGGTGCTGGCGTTCGATTACAATACAATCAAAAGCAAGGTATGAGCAGCGACATCTCGATGCGGGAAGTTGCGCCGGTAAGTGTCGATTATCACCCCTTATTCAATCCGGGTAGCAATTACGGAACTTTTTTAATCCCGGGTTTACTGGCCCTAATATTACAGCAAACGCTGCTCATAGGGCTGTCTGGCGGTGTTGCGGCAGAGCGCCAACATGGGCGGATAAAGGACTGGATTAATACTGCTAATGGCAATGTGTCAACAGCCATTTGGGGTAAAGGTCTTTTCTACTTTATACTCTTCGGGATATACGGCTATTTCTTTATGAATGTCAATTACCGCGTGCTTGGATTCAGCGTACTTGGGAACGGCTTAGAGTTGGGCGCCATGATTCTACTGTTCATCCTGACCTTGATACCCATGGGGATTTTTATCGGCTCTCTATTTAGATCACAATTATTATGTACACAGGTAATGGCATTCTCCACATACCCCGTATTCCTGGTCACCGGTTATACTTGGCCCTTGCAAGAATTACCGGCGCCATTACAAGTAATATCAGCATTGTTGCCAACGACGCCATTTATTAACCTTTATACCGCGATCGTACAGCAAGGCGCGGGTATCAACGACAGGTTACCTTCCTTGGTACACTTATGCGCATTATGGGTAATGTACAGTTTTGTATGTATTTGGTGGCTAAGAAGGATCCGGGAAAGGGATTCCCACGTAAAATTAGCGGTAGGTGCATAG
- a CDS encoding DUF72 domain-containing protein encodes MDFGRVKPEQLAEIDFKLPSEPIFNAGALKGHPVAQPKIWIGASNWGSKEWVGPVYPRGTKEADYMEQFTKQFGCFELNATHYKIYDHATIRKWAARAAGTSFQFCPKLPQTISHFSQLRQTRDLTNAFIDSIAAFEEHLGPVFMQLSERFSPGRMDELLQYLENFPKIVPFYLELRHPGWFEQLQTWEQLISELKKMEVGLVITDTAGRRDCAHMHLTTPRTFVRFVGNNGHPTDYERTEDWTNRIRYWISKGLESVHLFMHMHDNQQIPQIARHIGMALERQCGIPVIKPTIKDEPRQLSLL; translated from the coding sequence ATGGATTTTGGAAGAGTCAAGCCGGAACAATTAGCTGAAATTGACTTTAAATTACCTTCGGAACCCATTTTTAATGCCGGCGCCTTAAAAGGTCACCCGGTAGCGCAACCCAAAATTTGGATCGGCGCTTCAAACTGGGGTAGCAAGGAATGGGTAGGTCCCGTATACCCAAGGGGAACGAAGGAAGCCGATTATATGGAACAATTTACTAAGCAATTCGGCTGTTTCGAGTTAAACGCGACGCATTACAAGATCTACGATCATGCTACCATCCGCAAATGGGCGGCCAGGGCCGCGGGCACTTCTTTTCAATTCTGCCCGAAGCTACCCCAAACTATCAGCCACTTTAGCCAGCTGCGCCAAACGCGCGATTTAACCAATGCTTTTATAGATAGCATAGCGGCCTTCGAAGAGCATCTTGGCCCCGTCTTCATGCAGCTCAGCGAACGGTTTTCTCCCGGTAGGATGGATGAATTATTACAGTACCTCGAAAATTTCCCGAAAATTGTCCCGTTTTACCTGGAATTAAGGCACCCGGGATGGTTCGAGCAATTACAAACATGGGAACAGCTCATTTCCGAATTAAAGAAAATGGAAGTCGGCTTGGTCATCACGGATACCGCCGGGAGACGGGATTGTGCCCATATGCATCTCACGACACCCCGGACATTTGTCCGGTTCGTCGGAAATAATGGTCACCCAACTGATTACGAGCGTACGGAAGATTGGACTAACCGCATCAGGTATTGGATTTCGAAAGGTCTTGAATCCGTCCACCTGTTTATGCATATGCACGATAACCAGCAGATCCCGCAAATTGCCCGGCATATCGGAATGGCCTTAGAAAGACAATGCGGCATCCCCGTTATAAAACCAACTATAAAAGATGAGCCGAGGCAATTAAGTTTGTTATAA